The sequence below is a genomic window from Microbacterium sp. cx-55.
CTCAGCCGGGAGCAGCTGCTCAGCCGCGTGTGGGGTCTGGATTTCGACCCGGGGTCAAACGTCGTCGACGTATACGTGCGCTACCTGCGCGCCAAGTTCGGCCACGATCGCATCGCGACCGTGCGCGGCGCCGGGTATCGCTGGGAGTAAGCACCGCGGCCGGGAGACACCACCGCGAATTGCTGCCGCTGCACGCCCGCGGCGTCTTCCGCGCGCACGAAGAAGCCCCCGGCGCTGGGGGACGCCGGGGGCTGTAGAGATACACGAGACCCGAACTCGCGATCGTCGCCACCTCACCGGGGGGAATCGGCGTCGACGTATCTCTCTTATCCGCCCGCGGAACTCGAGAATCCGACGGGCGATGGATGACCTTGTCCTGTCATCCAAGGACTCCATGGTGACCCGGCCAGGTGAGAGCGAGAGGAGCCGACGGTGAGAAAGCTCTCATTCGCCCTCACCTGACCGACGTCACGACAGTTCGTTCGACTCGAGCAGTCCGGTGACGAGCGCCGCGATCGCCGAGCGCTCCGACCGCGTCAGCGTGACGTGCCCGAAGAGTCCGTGCCCCTTGAGCGTTTCAATGACCGACGCGACGCCGTCGTGGCGTCCCACGCGCAGGTTGTCGCGCTGGGCGACGTCGTGGGTGAGGATGACGCGCGAGTTCTGACCGATGCGGCTGAGAACCGTCAGCAGCACGTTCCGCTCGAGCGACTGCGCCTCATCCACGATCACGAACGCGTCGTGCAGGGACCGGCCACGGATGTGCGTGAGCGGCAGCACTTCGAGCAGTCCGCGTTCGACGATCTCCTCCAGCACGTTGCCGGAGACGACCGAGCCGAGCGTGTCGAACACCGCCTGACCCCAGGGGCCCATCTTCTCCGCAGCGTCGCCGGGGAGGTATCCGAGCTCCTGCCCTCCGACCGCGAACAGCGGCCGGAAGACGATGATCTTGCGCTGCTGCTGACGCTCCAGCACGGCTTCCAGACCGGCGCAGAGGGCCAGCGCGGACTTTCCCGTGCCGGCGCGTCCGCCAAGCGAGACGATGCCCACCTCGGGGTCGAGCAGCAGGTCGATCGCGATCCGCTGCTCCGCCGAGCGGCCGTGGAGACCGAAGACGTCACGGTCGCCCCGCACGAGCGTGAACTCGCCGTCGCCACTCACCCGGCCGAGCGCCGAGCCGCGTTCCGAGTGGATGATGAGGCCGGTGTTGATCGGGAGTCCGCGTACTTCTTCGCTGAGGGCGACCTCGGTCTCGTACAGGTCGCTCATCTCGTCGCCCGACAGGTCGACGTTCGCGATGCCCGTCCAGCCCGAATCGGCGGCCTGCTCGGCGAGGTACTCCTCCGCCTCGATACCGAGGGATGCGGCCTTCACCCGCATCGGCAGGTCCTTGGAGACGACCGTGACGTGCTGGCCGTCCTGCATGAGATGCATCGCGACGGCGAGGATGCGGGTGTCGTTGTCGCCGAGGCGCATGCCGGCCGGGAGCACCGTGGGGTCGGTGTTCGACAGTTCGACGCGGAGCGACCCGCCCTCGCCCACCGGCACCGGGAAATCGAGTCGGCCGTTCTCCACACGGAGTTCGTCGAGGTGACGGAGGGCCTGTCGGGCGAAGTACCCGAGTTCCGGGTCATGGCGTTTGGCCTCGAGCTCGGTGATGACGACGACCGGGATCACGACGGAGTGCTCCGCGAAGCGGAAGTACGCCCGGGGATCGCTGAGGAGAACGGACGTGTCCAAAACATAAGAGCGCAAATCAGTTTCCTGATCTGCGCTCTCGAGGTCGATGGCCTGCTGCTCGGTTAGTGCTCGTGTGGTCACAACCCGCTCCCACCCTGGGATCTCTCCCGGTGTCACTCGCGTCGACCGTGGGTTGCGGATCGCATCCTGCGGCCGACCCGGTCGGGCGCCTTGCCCGATGTGAGAAACGTACGTCGCGGCCCGTCGGAGCTGCCACCCGACGCCGGGCGTGTCGCGTTACGGATTCGTGAACAAATCCGGAGGGCGATCCGCGCGGGATCAGCTGCCGAAGCGGCGGTCGCGCGACGAGAAATCACGGACCGCGCGGAGGAAGTCGACCTCGCGGAGGTCGGGTCCGAGCGCCTCCACGAAGTAGAACTCGCTGTGCGCCGACTGCCACAGCAGGAAGTCGCTCAGTCGCTGCTCCCCCGAGGTGCGGATCACGAGGTCGGGGTCGGGCAGGCCTCCAGTGTAGAGGTGTTCACCGATCTGCTCGGGAGTGAGGCTCGCCGCGAGCTCTTCGAGCGAGCCGCCGCTCTCGTCGTGCTTCGTGATGATGCTGCGCACCGCATCCACGATCTCGCCCCGTCCGCCGTACCCGACCGCGAGATTGACGTGGAGACCCGTGTGCGCGGCCGTGCGCGCCTCGGTGTCGGCCAGCACACGGGCGAGGTCGGCGGGGAGGAGGTCGGATCGCCCCACGTGCTGCACGCGCCAGTCGCGCTCGTGCGAGAGCTCATCGGCGAGCTCCGCGATGATCTGGATGAGATCGGACAGCTCTTTCGAGTCGCGCTTGGTGAGGTTGTCGGTCGACAGCAGATACAGCGACACCACGCGCACGCCGAGGTCGTCGCACCAGCGCAAGAACTCGCGCATCTTGGCGGCGCCGGCGCGATGCCCGTGGGCGGCGGAGTCGTAGCCGAGCTGACGCGCCCACCGACGGTTGCCGTCGATCATCATCGCCACGTGCCCCGGGACGGTCTGCGCCGCGATCTGTCGCCGAAGCCGGTTGCTGTACAGCCGGTACAGCGGCCCCCGACCCTCGCTCGCGCGTCCCGTGCTCACACCCTTACGGTACTCCGCTCGGGCGCGGCGTCCGCATCCGTCGAACCGGGCCCGGCAATGTACGGACACCGGCATGGCGGGGCGTTTACGCTATCCCCATGGCTCGAGCGCGCGTTCCGGATGTCCCCGAACTCCCCCTCGTCGAAGAAGCCGCTGATGCCGGCCCCGACGAGGTCAAGCCCACGTGGCGTGGCTGGATCCATGCCGGTACGTTCCCCGTCGCCGTCGTCGCCGGGATCGTCCTCGTCGTGGTCGCCGATGGCGCGCCGGCGAAGTGGGCGGCCGCCGTCTTCGCGCTGAGTTCCGTGCTGCTCTTCGGCAACTCCGCGCTCTACCACCGGTTCGACTGGCCGCCGCGCACGAAGCTGCTCCTGAAGCGCATCGACCACGCGAACATCCTGCTGCTGATCGCGGGCACCTACACGCCGCTGGCGGTGCTCGCGCTGCCGCCGTCCAAGTCGGTGCTGCTGCTGTCGCTCGTCTGGGGCGGCGCGGCGCTCGGCATCCTGTTCCGGGTGTTCTGGGTGAACGCGCCGCGACTGCTCTACGTCGCGCTGTACCTGCTGCTCGGCTGGGCCGCGGTCATGTACATGCCCGACCTCTTCGCCGCGAACGTGGTGATGATGGTGCTCGTCATCGTCGGCGGGCTACTGTACACGTTCGGCGCGGTCGTCTACGCGATCAAGCGCCCGAACCCGTGGCCGGGTGTGTTCGGGTTCCACGAGATCTTCCACGTCTGCACGGTGCTGGCATTCCTCTGCCACTGGACCGGCAGCCTGCTGATCTGCCTTCAGCCGGCGTACAACGGCTGACTCAGCGCGTGTTGTCGGCGTCGGGGTCGATGTCCTGGTCGTCGACGTCGGAGGCTCGGGATGCGGCCGCACCTTGGGCCGCCGCCTTCTCTTCGGCATCGAGCTCTTCCCGCACCTCTTCGCGGTAGCGACCGCGACGGATGCGGCGCTGCATGTCCCACACGAGCGCGATCACGGCGAGGCCGACGATCGCCATGATGGCGAAGCCCCAGGGGCCCGGGGTCACCAGGTCGGGGTCGACGGTCGCGCCGGTCGGGGTCGGCGTGACGAACGCCGGCAGTAGAAACACCTCGAGACGCATGCGTGTCCCCCGTTCCGCGCCGGAGCGCATAGCCTGGAGACTCCAGCCTAATTCCCGATGCGAGATGACATGACGACCGCGCAGATGCTCGACGACCGGTACGGACGACGGGGGCCGCGTCGCACGACGCGCTTCTGGACGATCTTCACCGCGATCGGCGTCGCGATCGCGGTCGCGATCGCCGCCTGGTTCGCGTTCTCTTCCGGAACGACCACCGAGGCGTCCACCACCGGGTTCGAACTCGTCGACGAGCACACCGTCACCGTCACCTTCCAGGTGTCCGCCCCCGCCGGCCGTGCGGTCGCCTGCGTGCTCGAGGCCCAGGACGAAGAGCACGGCGTGGTCGGCTGGAAGGTCGTGGAGTACGCCGCATCCGCCGATCATTCCCAGGCCTTCCAGGAGACCATCCCCGTGACAGCGCCCGCGACGACAGGTTTTGTCAACAACTGCTGGGTGTCGTAGTCTGTCGGCACTACGACGACGCCCTGGCGAATTGCCGGGGCGTCTTGATTTGGGCCTGCGAGAACACGCGCGCCCCACACACGAAGGAGACGCCCCGTGACCACTGACGCAACGGTGAGCTTCCTCACCCAGGATGCCTACGACCGGCTTGTCGCCGAGCTCGAGCACCTCTCGACGACCGGCCGCGAAGAGATCGCGAAGCGCATCGAGTCCGCCCGCGAAGAGGGCGACTTGAAGGAGAACGGCGGCTACCACGCCGCGAAAGACGAGCAGGGCAAGCAGGAGGCGCGCATCCGCACCCTCCAGGCCATGCTGAAGACGGCCAAGGTCGGCGAAGCGCCCACTTCGAAGGGCGTCGTGGAGTCCGGCACCGTCGTGACGGCGGTCGTCGCCGGCGGCGAAGAGGTGTTCCTGCTCGGAAACCGCGAGATCGCGGTCGGCAGCGAGCTCGACGTCTACAGCGAGGCATCGCCGCTCGGTTCGGCGATCCTCGGCCTGAAGGAAGGCGCGAAGACCTCGTACGTCGCCCCCAACGGACGCGAGATCCCGGTCGAGGTCGTGAAGGTCGAGACCTACACGGGCCAGTGACCGCCCGCGCCCACGCTCAGTCGGTGACGACGGTGGGCGCGAAACCGGCCTCGCGCAGGGTCGCGATCACGAGGGCCCGGTGGTCTTCCCCACGGGTCTCGACGCTCAGCTGAAGGATCACTTCGCTGATCTGCAGGCCCTGTCCGTGACGGGTGTGCAGCACCTCGTTCACGTTGGCGCCCACCTGCGCCAGCAGCTCCGACACCCGCGCCAGCTGACCCGGGCGATCGGGCAACGGAATGCGCAGCGTCATGTAGCGCCCGGATGCGGCCAGCCCGTG
It includes:
- a CDS encoding PhoH family protein; translation: MTTRALTEQQAIDLESADQETDLRSYVLDTSVLLSDPRAYFRFAEHSVVIPVVVITELEAKRHDPELGYFARQALRHLDELRVENGRLDFPVPVGEGGSLRVELSNTDPTVLPAGMRLGDNDTRILAVAMHLMQDGQHVTVVSKDLPMRVKAASLGIEAEEYLAEQAADSGWTGIANVDLSGDEMSDLYETEVALSEEVRGLPINTGLIIHSERGSALGRVSGDGEFTLVRGDRDVFGLHGRSAEQRIAIDLLLDPEVGIVSLGGRAGTGKSALALCAGLEAVLERQQQRKIIVFRPLFAVGGQELGYLPGDAAEKMGPWGQAVFDTLGSVVSGNVLEEIVERGLLEVLPLTHIRGRSLHDAFVIVDEAQSLERNVLLTVLSRIGQNSRVILTHDVAQRDNLRVGRHDGVASVIETLKGHGLFGHVTLTRSERSAIAALVTGLLESNELS
- a CDS encoding isoprenyl transferase, which gives rise to MSTGRASEGRGPLYRLYSNRLRRQIAAQTVPGHVAMMIDGNRRWARQLGYDSAAHGHRAGAAKMREFLRWCDDLGVRVVSLYLLSTDNLTKRDSKELSDLIQIIAELADELSHERDWRVQHVGRSDLLPADLARVLADTEARTAAHTGLHVNLAVGYGGRGEIVDAVRSIITKHDESGGSLEELAASLTPEQIGEHLYTGGLPDPDLVIRTSGEQRLSDFLLWQSAHSEFYFVEALGPDLREVDFLRAVRDFSSRDRRFGS
- the trhA gene encoding PAQR family membrane homeostasis protein TrhA, producing the protein MARARVPDVPELPLVEEAADAGPDEVKPTWRGWIHAGTFPVAVVAGIVLVVVADGAPAKWAAAVFALSSVLLFGNSALYHRFDWPPRTKLLLKRIDHANILLLIAGTYTPLAVLALPPSKSVLLLSLVWGGAALGILFRVFWVNAPRLLYVALYLLLGWAAVMYMPDLFAANVVMMVLVIVGGLLYTFGAVVYAIKRPNPWPGVFGFHEIFHVCTVLAFLCHWTGSLLICLQPAYNG
- a CDS encoding DUF4307 domain-containing protein, with the protein product MTTAQMLDDRYGRRGPRRTTRFWTIFTAIGVAIAVAIAAWFAFSSGTTTEASTTGFELVDEHTVTVTFQVSAPAGRAVACVLEAQDEEHGVVGWKVVEYAASADHSQAFQETIPVTAPATTGFVNNCWVS
- the greA gene encoding transcription elongation factor GreA: MTTDATVSFLTQDAYDRLVAELEHLSTTGREEIAKRIESAREEGDLKENGGYHAAKDEQGKQEARIRTLQAMLKTAKVGEAPTSKGVVESGTVVTAVVAGGEEVFLLGNREIAVGSELDVYSEASPLGSAILGLKEGAKTSYVAPNGREIPVEVVKVETYTGQ